ATCGGGGAGGGCGGACTTGGTTTTCGGCCGAACCGTAGTCGACCGCCGAGCGACGGCTCTCGGTCCTCGGAGGGGCTCGGGCGGTGCGCCGGGATACGGGGGACTATGACCGACCAGTCCTGAGCGCCCGGGGGCTGGCGTCTGCCAGCCCGCGGCGATGTCCCGGCCGTCGGCGCGTGTCCGACCCCCGACCCCTCCACACGTGCGCCGACGGAGCCGAGGGTCCGGGCCATCCCTTCAGCCGTCGGACGATTCGGCGCCCATCGCCTGTGTGACGTGTGTGACGGTGACGAGGCCGAACCCGCCGACGAGGTTGCCGGCGGTGACGACGGCGGTCATCGCGGCGAGCCGTTCCGGGCCGACCGTCGCGCCCAGCAGCGTTCCGAGGACGACGTGGAGGATGGAGACGACGACGTGGTCGAACGGGCCGAGCGCGAGCATGAAGCCGACGGCGTAGGCGAGCCAGAGCCGGCTCCCGTCGCTCCGGACGGAGACGACGAGAAAGGAGAGCAGGCTCACGAGCGCACCGCCGGCGACGCCGCGGGTGAACCACGTGCGTGCGGGCCGGTGCGCGGTCTCCTCGGCGAAGCGCTGGAGCGCGTCGGCCCCGGCCGGTGGGATCGCGCCGTCGACGGCGAACACGAGGGCCAGCAGGCCGCCGCCGAGGAGGTTGAAGACGAACGTGAGCGTCCACAGGCGGAGCAGCGACGGGAGCGCGGAGACGCCGCGCTCGACCGCGGCGGCGGCGGGGTCGGAGAAGTTCTCGTTGAACAGCTCCGTCCGGCCGGCGACGAGGAAGACGACCCCGGGCGCGAAGGCCAGCGCGCCGGCGACCCGGGCGGCGTGGCCCGCGGTCGGTCGGACGAGCCCCTCGACGATGCCGAGCGCGACGACGCCGAACAGGACGGTGAAGCCGGCGATGAAACTCGTCGACGCGAGCTCCAGCGGCGACTGGTCGAGGCGGCGCTCGCCCTCCGCGACGGCGCGGTCGAAGATCTCGCCCGGCGTCAGTTGCTCCGCCACGTGAGCGGTTGAAGCGCCGGCGACAAAAGCCGCTGGCCGGCCATCGAATGGGCCGGGTCACCCGGCACTCCGACGGGGTCCCCATCGGTACTCGCGGTGGGGGCGCGCGGTGGCGCGCGACCACCGGGCGGGTCGGTGCCGGTCGCCGCCGAGTGTAAACCCCTGGGACCACAAGTCGGGGTATGGACGAAATCGAACTCGGCCAGGCGACGATCGTCTACGACGACCCCGAGGAGGGTACGACCGAGGTCACGGTCGACAACGAGGAGGTCGTCTACGCCCGGGACCACTGGATGCTCAAGTCGGGGACCGACGACGACGGCAACGACCTGATGAAACAGATCCCGCGGGACCGGGTCCACTCCGTCGAGCGCAACGTCGAACGCTTCGAGGACGAGGCGTCGACGGTCCGCAACCGCGTCGAGTCGTTCGCCAGCGAGATGCGCGAGAAACTCCCGGTCGGCGGCGACGGCGAGCGCCGCCCCGGCGACGGCCGCGGGAGCGACGGCGGGCCGACGCGCGTCCCCGTCACCGAGGCGGACGACCGCGACGACTCCGGCGGGGAGTGAGCGGCGAGTCGCCCCCGCGACCCGCTCGTTCGGCGTGCGTGAGGCGTCGAGCGGACGCCGGTACCCCGGCGCCGAGAACACGGCCTAACGCGGACGTAGGCCCGGACGGGAGCGTTTTCACCGGATGTAAACTATCCTCGCTCTTTTTAGTGGGAGCGGTTCTGGTACGGATGTGGTCACGATGGGCGTCTTGGAACGGGCCAAACGCGCTTCAGGGCTGTCGGAGCCCGAGGCGTTACCGTATCTGTGTCTCGGCTGTGAGACGCAGTTCGACATCCAGTATCACACCTGCCCGGTCTGTGGGAAGTACGATATCCGACGGGCCAAGTGGGTGAACGCGGACGGCGAGTCCCGCTGACGACGGCCGTCCGGACGCCTCGCCGACAGCTCAGGCCTGCCCGAAGCCGAGCGCGCGGCCCACGACCCATGTGACCCGGGGCCGAATCGGCCCGCACACCCCTTTATTTATCGCGACTCCCCGGCGAGCGGCGGCGCCGACGGTCGGTCGTCATCGCGGTCCGCCGTCCCGATGCCCGAGCGCGCTGAACAGTCCGTATCGTTCAAGGTGCGGCGGTTCGACGGGGGGTTCGTGGTAGTTTCGTTCGACCTGTTCGGCACGCTCGTCGCCGTCTCCCGGCCCGCCGAGCCCGCCGAGGCGGTCGCCCGGCAGCTCCGCGAGCGCGGGGTCGCGGTCCCCGACGACTGGGCGAGAGCCTATCGCGAGCCGCAGGTCACCGTCGAACCGGGTGCGGAGCTCCCGCTGTCGGACCACGTCGGACACGCGCTCGCGAGCCGCGGCGTCGACGCCGAGGCGGAGACGGTCGCGGCCGCCGTTCGCGCGGCGTTCGACGGGCCGGTGGACACCCGCGAGGGCGCCGAGGCGGCCGTCGCGGCCGCCGCCGAGGGCGCCCCCGTCGGGGTCCTCTCGAACTGCAGCGTCGACGGGCTGGTCGAGCGGACGCTCGAACGGTCGGAACTCGCTGTCGACCGATTCGACGCGGTCGTCGCGAGCGTCGACTGCGGGTGGCGCAAGCCCGACCGCCGCGCGTTCGAGGCGGTCGCCGACGCGCTCGGCGTCCCGGTCGCGGATCTGGTTCACGTCGGCGACGATCCCGCGACCGACGGCGGCGCCGGCGACGTCGGCGCGCGGAGCGTCCTCCTGGACGACATCGGCCTGGCGGATCTGCCGACGCGACTGGAGGGGATGGAGTGTCGCTGAGTACCGTCGCGGTCGGGCTGGCGCTCGCGCTCGACGCGGCCCTTGGCGAGCCGCCGACGCGCGTCCATCCCGTCGCCTGGTTCGGCCGGCTGGTCGCGCCGCTGGACCGGCCGTGGACCCGGCCACGACTCGCCGGCGCGCTCGCGACGGTCGCGCTCCCGCTGGTCGCGGCGCTGACCGTCGGCGGCGTCGTCGCCGCGGCCGGTGCCTGGCGGCCGCTCGCGGGCGCCGTCGCCGGCGGGCTCGCCCTGTTCCTGACGACGAGCCTCCGGCGGTTGCTGTCGGTCGCCCGCGAGGTGACGGCGCTGACCGAGACGGACCTCGACGCGGCCCGGGCCGAGTTGCGCGCGCTCGCCGGCCGCGACGCCGCGGCGCTGTCGGCCGGCGAGGTGCGGAGCGCGGTCGTCGAGAGCGTAAGCGAGAACCTCGCGGACGGGCTGGTCGCGCCGCTGGGCGCGTTCGTCGTGCTGGCGGTCGTCGGCGCGCTCTTGCCGTCGGCTGGGGCGCTTCGGCCCGGTCTCGACCCGGCCGTCGCGGCGGTCGCGCTGGGCGCGGCCGGGGCGGCGTGGGTCAAGGCGGTGAACACGATGGACTCGATGCTCGGTTACCGGTCGAAACCCGTCGGGTGGGCGCCGGCGCGGCTGGACGACGCGGTCATGTGGGCGCCCGCGCGGGCGAGCGCCGTCCTGATCGCCGCGGCGTCGCTGTCGCCCGGTTCGGTGCTCGCCGCGCGGCGCTGGCTCGACCGCGTCCCCTCGCCGAACTCCGGGTGGCCGATGGGGACGGTCGCCGCCGCGCTGGGCGTGCGCCTCGTCAAGCCCGGCGCGTACGACATCGACGCCGACGCGCCGCTGCCGACGGCCGACGACGCCGAGCGGGCAGTCCGTCGAGTGGGACTGGCCGGCGGGCTGGCGTACCTGGGTGCGGGCGCGGTGACGTACGTGGGTGCGGGGGTGTTCACGTGGGCCTGAAGGAGGTTCCGAGGGCGATCCGCGGCGCGCTGGGGTTCCTCTCACGGCTCCCGGTTGGCCGCGACGAGCGCGCCTGGGAGGCGTTTCGGACGGCGCCGTGGACGCTCCCGGTCGCTGGCTACCTGCTGGGCGGGCTCGCCGCCGTGCCGGTCGCGGTGGGCGTCCTCGCGCCCGTTCCCGCGGTCACGGTCGCGCTCGCGTACGTGCTCGCGGTGGTCGCGCTGACGGGGATCAACCACTTCGACGGCGTCGCGGACCTGGGCGACGCGGCCGTCGTCCACGGCGACGCCGAGCGCCGCCGGGAGGTGATGGGCGACACCGCACTGGGCGTCGGCGGGACGCTCGCGCTGGCGGTCGTGGTCACCGGGCTGGCGCTGGCCGGGGCGGGGCTCGCGGCGCTGCCGGTCGCGGCGGCCGTCGGGCTTGTCGTCGCCGCGGAGGTCGCGGCGAAGGCCGCGATGGCGACGCTGGTCGCGCTCGGTTCGGCGGCCCACGACGGCTTCGGCGCGGCGGTCGCCGACGAGACGCCGCCGCGCGGGCTCGTCGCCCCGCTCGTGCTGGCCGCCCCTGCGGTCGCGCTGACCCTGCCGTCGCTCGCGGCCGTCGCGGCGCTTTCGAGCGGCGTGGGAGTCGCCCTCGCGCTGCTGTGGTGGGCGCGGGACCGACTCGACGGCGTGACCGGCGACGTGATCGGCGGCGCGAACGAACTCGCGCGAGTGGCCGCGCTCCACGCCGGGCTGGTGGCCTGGCGGGCCGACTTCGCGGTGCCGGTCGGTTTCGGGGAGCCGGTAGGTCTCGCGGTGCCGGTGGGGCTCGGGGAGGTGGTCGCGTGGACGCTCTGGTGATCTGCGGCGGGAAGGGCACGCGGCTCGACTTCGACGGCGAGAAGCCCCTGTTTCCGGTCGACGGCGAACCGATGGTCGACCGGGTGTTGGCGGCGCTGGCGGACAGTCGAGTCGACCGGGTGTCCGCCGTCGTCTCGCCCCACGCCCCCGAGACCGCCGCCCACGTCGACTGTCCGACCGTCGAGACGCCCGGCGAGGGGTACGTGGCGGATCTGCAGCACGCGCTGGCCGACGAGCGGGTCGGCCGGCCGGTGCTGACGGTCGCGGCGGACTTGCCGCTGCTGGACGCCGAGGCGGTCGACGGCGTGCTCGACGCCCACGAGTCGGGCTCGCTGACCGTCGCGACGCCGACCTTCCTCAAGAGCGCGCTGGGCGTGAGCGTCGACACGACGTTCGTCCACGAGGGCGAGGAACTCGCGCCGGCGGGCGTCAACGTCGTCGGCGACGGCCCCGACCGGACCGCGGTCCGCGACGACGCCCGCCTGGCGGTCAACGTCAACCGCCGCGAGGACGCCGAAGTCGCCGAGCGACTGCTGCACTGAGCCGGCGCCGCGCGGCGTCGTCCCCCGAACGGTCGGTCCGTCCGTGGGAAACCCTCAATGGGCTCACCGCCGAAGGTGGGGTATGTCATTCGATCCAGCGGTGCCCGACCCGCCGAGACTCGACGCCGCCGAGGACCCGGGCGACTACGACGCGGTCGAGGAACCGGAGACCAGGACCGGCGAGGAGGGGCGCCGCGAGGCGCTCGCGGAGTTCCTCGCGGAGGGCGCCTGGGAGGACGCCTTCCTCGAGTGGGTCGACAACTCCTACCTCGACGACGAGCAGTTCGAGGCCGCCCGCGAGCTGGGTATGGTCGCCGCGCTCGACTTCTACTGGAACGAGACGGCCGGCGACGTGGGGTATCTCGCGCCCGAACTCGCCGACGAGTTGCCCGACCCCTGGGACGACCGGCTCGGCCGGGCCGACCGCGCGGACATCGACGAGGCGATCGACGAACTCGGCCGGACGACCAGCGAGGTGCTGGAGAATCGCTACATCGACCGCAGTTCCGAGGTGTTCGGCTACACCTGGGAGTGAGCGGTCGCCGCGAGCGGTCGGCCGGACCGTGTGGCGAGCGAGATGGCGCTCGCGGGCGTCGCGAGCGCCTGTCTGGGAGATCCGTCGAACCAACGGCGGGCGGAGCGGGAGCTTCATGTCGCCGCTGGCCGACCCACCGGTATGGACAACGAGGCGGTCGCGCGGCTGGCCGGGACGGCGGTGACCCACGGCAGCAGCGACGACCCCGACGCCCTCGACTTCAGCGCGAACGTCAACCCCGAGGTGCCCGACGGCGTCGCCCAGGTCTACGCGGAGGCGCTCGACGACGCGCGGACCTACCCGCCCGAGGACTACCCCGACTACCGGCGGGCCGCCGCCGGCTACGTCGACTGCGAGGCCGGCGACGTGGTCCCGACGGCGGGCGGGCTGGCGGCCATCCGCCTGGCCGTCGCGGTGACGGTCGACCCGGGCGACCGGGCGCTCGTCCCCGAACCGAGCTTCGGCGAGTACGCCCGCGAGGTCGAGCTGCAGGGCGGCGCGGCGGTGGCGGTCGACCACGACGCCCTGTTGGAGCGCGACCCCGGCGAGTTCGCGCTCGTTCTCCTGTGCAACCCGAACAACCCGACCGGCGACGCCTACGAGCCGGGGGCGCTGGCCGACTTCGCCGACCGCTGTCGCGCGGCGGGGACGCCGTTGCTCGTCGACGAGGCGTTCCTGGGGTTCACGGACCGGCCGTCGCTGGCGGGCGAGCCGGGCGTGGTCACCGCGCGGTCGCTGACGAAGCTGTTCGGGCTGCCGGGGCTGCGTGCGGGCTTCGCCGTCGCGACGGGCGAACTGGGTGACAGGGTCCGGACGGCGGCGATCACCTGGGGACTCGGCTGGCCCGCGGCCGCCGTCGGCGCGCACTGCATGGACAGCCCGGGATTCGTCGCCGAGACGCGCGACCGCGTGGCGAGCGAGCGCGAGCGGCTACGGGCGGCCTTCGACGGCGACCCGCGGTTCTCCGTGTATCGGCCCGACCCGCCGACGGAGGACGCGACGGCGCCGTTCCTCCTCCTCGATTGTGAGAGCGACGACGGCGTCGAAGAGCTGCTCTCGCGGGCGCGGGCGGCCGGTATCGAACTCCGGGACGCCCGCTCGTTCGCGGGGCTGGACTCGCACGTCCGGGTCGCCGTCCGGACGCCCGCCGACCACGACCGGCTGCTGGGGGCGCTGGATGTTCGAGAGTAGGGTGTCGGCGGACGTGTTGCGGGTTCGGCGACCCGACACCCGCTGGCTCTCGACCGGCTTCGCGGGCGGGTACCAGCGGGCGGACGCCGCCTACAACTGTACCGTTCCGGAGGGCTTCGACCGGACGGATCTCTCCGCCTACGTCGCCGAGCGCCGCGAGCGGGCGGGCTTCTCCGACGAGGGACCGGCGATGCTGACCGGCGTCGAGTTGCGACACGCCCGCCGCGCCCGGCTGGACGGCGTCGAGGTCGTGGCGACCGCGGGGATCTCGAACCCGGCGCACCTCTCGATGGACGGCGAGCGGGCGGCCGAGCGAGCGGACTCGGGCGGCGGCGAGACCGGCGACGACCCGCCGCGGCCGGGGACGGTGAACCTCGTCGTCGGGACGACGCGGGCGCTGGACGAGGGCGCGCTGGCGACGCTGCTGGCGACGGCCGTCGAGGCCAAGACCGCGACGCTGCTGGCCGAGACCGGCTTCACCGGGACCACGTCGGACGCCGTGGTGGTGGGGTCGGACCCCTCCGGCGAGCCCGCGGCGTTCGCCGGCAGCGCGACGCCCGTGGGACGGGCCACGCGGGTCTGCGTCCGTGACGCCGTCCGGGCGAGTCTCGCCGCGCGGTACGGGGGGATGGCCGGTGACGGGAGCGGCGACGCGGTCCCCGAATCCGTCGCGGCGGCGGAGTACGGCGTCCGTTCGAGTGGACGGGCGGCCGTCTCGCGGGTCGGCCAGTAGCGCCGAGCGCGTGGACGAGCGGCCGGGACCGCCCGGTCGAAGCGGCTACGAGGCTGGGGGGCGACGCCATCGACATGAGCGACGACGCGACCGCGGACGGCGATCTTCGAGGCGACGACCCGCTGGAACCGCGACCGATCGAGCCGGCG
The window above is part of the Halosimplex rubrum genome. Proteins encoded here:
- a CDS encoding formate/nitrite transporter family protein, giving the protein MAEQLTPGEIFDRAVAEGERRLDQSPLELASTSFIAGFTVLFGVVALGIVEGLVRPTAGHAARVAGALAFAPGVVFLVAGRTELFNENFSDPAAAAVERGVSALPSLLRLWTLTFVFNLLGGGLLALVFAVDGAIPPAGADALQRFAEETAHRPARTWFTRGVAGGALVSLLSFLVVSVRSDGSRLWLAYAVGFMLALGPFDHVVVSILHVVLGTLLGATVGPERLAAMTAVVTAGNLVGGFGLVTVTHVTQAMGAESSDG
- a CDS encoding HAD family hydrolase codes for the protein MPERAEQSVSFKVRRFDGGFVVVSFDLFGTLVAVSRPAEPAEAVARQLRERGVAVPDDWARAYREPQVTVEPGAELPLSDHVGHALASRGVDAEAETVAAAVRAAFDGPVDTREGAEAAVAAAAEGAPVGVLSNCSVDGLVERTLERSELAVDRFDAVVASVDCGWRKPDRRAFEAVADALGVPVADLVHVGDDPATDGGAGDVGARSVLLDDIGLADLPTRLEGMECR
- a CDS encoding CobD/CbiB family cobalamin biosynthesis protein: MSLSTVAVGLALALDAALGEPPTRVHPVAWFGRLVAPLDRPWTRPRLAGALATVALPLVAALTVGGVVAAAGAWRPLAGAVAGGLALFLTTSLRRLLSVAREVTALTETDLDAARAELRALAGRDAAALSAGEVRSAVVESVSENLADGLVAPLGAFVVLAVVGALLPSAGALRPGLDPAVAAVALGAAGAAWVKAVNTMDSMLGYRSKPVGWAPARLDDAVMWAPARASAVLIAAASLSPGSVLAARRWLDRVPSPNSGWPMGTVAAALGVRLVKPGAYDIDADAPLPTADDAERAVRRVGLAGGLAYLGAGAVTYVGAGVFTWA
- the cobS gene encoding adenosylcobinamide-GDP ribazoletransferase; this encodes MGLKEVPRAIRGALGFLSRLPVGRDERAWEAFRTAPWTLPVAGYLLGGLAAVPVAVGVLAPVPAVTVALAYVLAVVALTGINHFDGVADLGDAAVVHGDAERRREVMGDTALGVGGTLALAVVVTGLALAGAGLAALPVAAAVGLVVAAEVAAKAAMATLVALGSAAHDGFGAAVADETPPRGLVAPLVLAAPAVALTLPSLAAVAALSSGVGVALALLWWARDRLDGVTGDVIGGANELARVAALHAGLVAWRADFAVPVGFGEPVGLAVPVGLGEVVAWTLW
- a CDS encoding NTP transferase domain-containing protein, with the protein product MCGGKGTRLDFDGEKPLFPVDGEPMVDRVLAALADSRVDRVSAVVSPHAPETAAHVDCPTVETPGEGYVADLQHALADERVGRPVLTVAADLPLLDAEAVDGVLDAHESGSLTVATPTFLKSALGVSVDTTFVHEGEELAPAGVNVVGDGPDRTAVRDDARLAVNVNRREDAEVAERLLH
- a CDS encoding aminotransferase class I/II-fold pyridoxal phosphate-dependent enzyme; this encodes MDNEAVARLAGTAVTHGSSDDPDALDFSANVNPEVPDGVAQVYAEALDDARTYPPEDYPDYRRAAAGYVDCEAGDVVPTAGGLAAIRLAVAVTVDPGDRALVPEPSFGEYAREVELQGGAAVAVDHDALLERDPGEFALVLLCNPNNPTGDAYEPGALADFADRCRAAGTPLLVDEAFLGFTDRPSLAGEPGVVTARSLTKLFGLPGLRAGFAVATGELGDRVRTAAITWGLGWPAAAVGAHCMDSPGFVAETRDRVASERERLRAAFDGDPRFSVYRPDPPTEDATAPFLLLDCESDDGVEELLSRARAAGIELRDARSFAGLDSHVRVAVRTPADHDRLLGALDVRE
- a CDS encoding adenosylcobinamide amidohydrolase, producing the protein MFESRVSADVLRVRRPDTRWLSTGFAGGYQRADAAYNCTVPEGFDRTDLSAYVAERRERAGFSDEGPAMLTGVELRHARRARLDGVEVVATAGISNPAHLSMDGERAAERADSGGGETGDDPPRPGTVNLVVGTTRALDEGALATLLATAVEAKTATLLAETGFTGTTSDAVVVGSDPSGEPAAFAGSATPVGRATRVCVRDAVRASLAARYGGMAGDGSGDAVPESVAAAEYGVRSSGRAAVSRVGQ